In Brassica napus cultivar Da-Ae chromosome C2, Da-Ae, whole genome shotgun sequence, the sequence tatgttgaaaattttatcttttaatttgttttatttaataaataaattttatctttaaaaaaaaatttgtaattttttttttaaaactcttaattaagaaactaccaTTGGAAGCACAAAATCGAACAGTTTCTTAACAGAGTTTCTTAACTCCACTTAagtacatttatatatttaaataatcctTAAGAAACACTAATGAGTTTCTgtggataatcatgctctaaagcCCCAGTCTCTTGCATGCTTTCTTGACCCACATCttctaaaacaaagaaaaatagaaCGCAAATAGAGAATGGAGTACCACAATAAGCAGATCATTAGTATGCTAAAGGGGTTGTTTATGATGATTCTGATGATAATGGGGACACAAACCCATGCTCAGCTGAGCAGTGACTTCTACGCTGAGAGCTGTCCTTCACTATTCCCTGCCGTGAGAGGGGTGATGCAACGGGCGGTGGCCAAAGAGCGCCGCATGGCTGCTTCTCTCCTCCGTTTGTTCTTCCATGATTGTTTCATCAATGTACGTCTCCTCTTCTTTTTGAgtaatgaaaaaggaaaaaagtgcTTTATGCTTACCATCTTTCCATGAATTACTCCAACAATGTCAACTTACAAAATGCTAAGGAAATGTTGGTTATATTATGGTTTTATAGGGCTGTGACGGATCCATATTGTTGGACGATACATCCTCTTTTAGGGGGGAGAAAACTGCAGGACCCAACAATAACTCTGTCAGAGGATTCGAAGTGATAGACAAAATCAAGTCGAGGGTTGAGAAACTCTGCCCAGGCGTCGTCTCATGTGCAGACATTGTCGCCATCAGTGCTCGTGACTCCGTCCTCCTGGTTAGCACATCTGCATGCATTTACTttgtcacatatatatatatgtacttactgatcgttcagtgaaaattttgtgaataCACTAAGGTGGCTAAACAGTAATATTTATGTTAATGGACAAGGAGAACTTAGttttacaataatttttttgggtcaaaggtttacaataattaaaattaaacaattcataaaaaaaattccccATACAAATGTAGTGTATGATACCCttgactatatttgcgaagtgattttgtcaCATGTCCTTTTtataatcaatttcacaaaacaaatatgacatgactactgaaattgatgacatgtcttataggttaatatgacatggacaattgcatttaatgttaatttatatttttggtaaactttttaaaatatggtaataactcatatattacatttaatgtcaatttatatttttggatttttttttagaatatgggaataactcataaatcatcattaaaataaatatattcaaatatggcattataaatttcgaaatataatttaattatatatttttaaattatacaattttattactaaattttttaaaaatgtatacaattttttttagaaaattataaaaatttaatcgtaaaatcattattttcttatatatctacaaattttataaatattgtttaatttttggtaattatgcaacttttacaaatttatttaatatatttaattaaaatgaatagatagaaaaatatatctaagattataatttcaaatatatacatgcatattcttaaatataatttttatgtttaattaaattaaattgatattaaaatattgatacgaaaaagaaaatttacaatattaataaaattttattttaaaatataatttatatttatctgttaaaaaatattttaaattttaaatttttttactacaCATGGTGCAAAAAGACACCTAGTTCACTATATATCAAAGGAGGTTAGAACTAGACGTAATATTTTCTTATGTAAATCATGGTCGGATAGAATTGTTTCTCGTAATAACATTTCTGCATActattttggtttaaatataATAACGATCCGTTTCGAACATTAGCCCAAaccttatttaattttaaaaaaacattaattctCATCAACTTAATGTTTACACCTCTTGTTTGATTACGTAGTTAGGTGGGCCTAGATGGAGCGTGAAGCTTGGAAGACGAGACTCCAAGAAGGCAGGCTTCACAGCTGCCAATTCTGGCGTCATTCCTTCTCCATTCAGTACACTTAAAACCCTCATCAACCGATTCAAAGCCCAAGGCTTGTCCGTACGTGACATGGTCGCTCTATCTGGTGCTCACACCATTGGACAAGCCAACTGTCTCACTTTCAGGAACCGTATCTACAATGAAAGCAATATCGACCTCTCTTTCGCCTTATCTAGACGTAAGCACTGTCCTGCTACTTCTGGCTCTGGCGACAACAAGAAAGCCCCTCTCGACATCGGCTCTCCCACAAGATTTGACCATAGCTACTATAATCAGCTTCTCGATAAAAAGGGACTCCTGACATCAGACCAGGTCCTTTTCAACGGCGGTTCCACCGACTCCTTGGTCGGAACGTACAGCCGCAGTCGGAACACCTTCTACCGTGACTTCGTAAGGGCTATGGTTAAGATGGGCGATATTAAGCCCCTTACTGGATCCCATGGTCAGATCCGCAGAAACTGTCGCAGGCCCAATTAGATTTCGTGCTATAAAAGACCATCAGGCCGAATAATTCTTATATTTCACCAATTATTTCAGCAAACTGTgtttatcattattttttttgtaactgagctgtgtttatttttataatctgTATGTGTTTCTTCTTCGTTAACTGTTTAAATATTCATAAGCACAATCCAATAGATTGCTGAATAGAAATTTGTGGGTATGCAGTTTTCATTTACTTTCCCATCTTCTCTCACTTCGGCTCTATAAGAATTATTCAAAGcaataaactttaaaatttaaatgcaACTGTGTAGTTGATTTGTTCTAAAACGTGAATATTCCCCCAATCAGCAGAATACATTATGAAACAAATTgaccaaatatatatatcataagatgttaataacataattacattacatatttatatacagATCAGAGTAGATactaaaattttccaaaatagTAGATatgattttctatttttcatcGAGATTATTTTTCTatcttttttaattcaaaaactttataaatataacatttttagaTTGAATCGATACATAACATATCGAAATTTAACATATAACATACTCAGCTCTATGCATCTactaccactacaagaaaacataatcttaacaagggcggttttcctcgtgagttcgtcgtaaaagaggaattacgacgaattagcgaggaaccacgtttgctcgttactcatctgtcgtaacacatatttcctcgctaattcgtcgtaacttagcgaaaaatatatttcgtcgtaaagacgaagtagatcatttcgtcgtaaagaccacgtcaatattccacgtaaggaggtcgctatatttcctcgtaaatacctcgaaacgagTTTCCTCataaatacctcgaaacgagttcctcgtaaactacacgtaaataccttgaaagtgtttcctcgcaaaatacacgtaacgaCCACGAaaggatttcctcgtaaaatactcgtttatttttcctcgttatttcctcgtaaatgttttctcgtaaaatactcgtttactatttctcgtcatttcctcgtaaggtttccacgtaaataggtcgtacattagctacgaatttacttcgtttttattattttacagaatttaaaaatataattaaaaaataattaaaattatttaatttattaataaaattaaaatttaaaataaaaataaatcaatatgaaaatattttatatataaataagttttgaatttataatacaacaaccggaaaaaaaaactaaggatcgttcatcgcctggtagaattcatcactcctcctcgtaacatccgcctcgttatgtacgtcggatgactcgcctcgaatgggatgttgttgtcgcatgttcctcaacatggactcccattccggatttgtggccgctataacgtccaagaagccctcgactccacccatacgagattttgtcgcggccaactcgttacgcagctaagcggactctctacgcagctcagtgacttcatcatcccgtcgctgaccataagacgatgtcgctctcggaacatcgttgacggaaccaatccccaacgtccgtccctttttttttagggacaaccttaaaaacaaaaaataaatattgttagtaaaaatttaaagttatattaaatgaataataaaaaattaaaatttttgaaaatttacctcctcgtaaatcttatccacttcaagtgtggataaggtgacgggtaatccgtcggtagactgctgggtcagctgagtctggcggtcttcaacccgaacaaccacgtcgttgtagatttgctcggacttgccatctacaaatacgcccgccttgttcttgtgggtcctctcgtaaagttccataagagaagggagatgtcccgtctctttggcctaaaaaacatttaagaaagttagaataaaatatatatattaaaaattttatttaataaaatatttaattaccatttccaaatgGACACCGGCGTGGaatttttggcccgtagtgtgaagcatcggcccgtttccgtgctcatcgaccgtgttacgggagttagagcaagcctgggcgattctaatggaatcaggaaggcgccaataacggatgagaccatcccacacatccgtggtgagctcagcgggtttgccacggtCATATctcttcacgatccagtcactcttccagttggagaccgtgtccaataAACAAACTTttgccttcgcgttaaacttcttcctcaccctctcagtaatccccaaggcccaattatatttttgctgttggaaaaaataaattaacaattagttttttaaaaagtatatatataaatcatgaataaattaaagtatatataattaattaatagaaacttacagcgtaaattttgaaccacgtctttctgacgtagtgaggcgtcttactccagttcggatgtgccatggagaagtaacctttgatcgtgtcggttacgtccgatgcaagacatccgtcaaccccccacctgga encodes:
- the LOC106449371 gene encoding peroxidase 67-like, which encodes MEYHNKQIISMLKGLFMMILMIMGTQTHAQLSSDFYAESCPSLFPAVRGVMQRAVAKERRMAASLLRLFFHDCFINGCDGSILLDDTSSFRGEKTAGPNNNSVRGFEVIDKIKSRVEKLCPGVVSCADIVAISARDSVLLLGGPRWSVKLGRRDSKKAGFTAANSGVIPSPFSTLKTLINRFKAQGLSVRDMVALSGAHTIGQANCLTFRNRIYNESNIDLSFALSRRKHCPATSGSGDNKKAPLDIGSPTRFDHSYYNQLLDKKGLLTSDQVLFNGGSTDSLVGTYSRSRNTFYRDFVRAMVKMGDIKPLTGSHGQIRRNCRRPN